One Nocardioidaceae bacterium SCSIO 66511 genomic window carries:
- a CDS encoding TIGR00730 family Rossman fold protein yields the protein MRIAIFTGSSDGQPAHRLAAATLGTSLAEADVGVVYGGAHVGLMGVVADAALAAGGEVFGVIPQQLVDWEVAHRGLTRLETVATMHERKARMADLADAFVALPGGAGTLEELFEVFTWGQLGLHTKPTALYDVDGFYAPLLTQLRQMVEQGYLREQYLDALGTVRDPTELLAFVTEYEHPRRKWASAAES from the coding sequence GTGCGCATAGCGATCTTCACCGGGTCATCGGACGGACAGCCTGCTCATCGACTCGCCGCCGCAACGCTCGGCACCAGCCTCGCCGAGGCCGATGTCGGCGTCGTCTACGGAGGCGCACACGTCGGTCTGATGGGAGTGGTGGCCGATGCCGCGCTCGCTGCCGGCGGCGAGGTGTTCGGGGTTATCCCACAGCAGCTGGTCGACTGGGAGGTAGCGCACCGTGGCCTGACCCGGCTCGAGACGGTCGCCACCATGCACGAGCGCAAGGCCCGAATGGCCGACCTCGCCGATGCCTTCGTGGCTCTGCCCGGCGGCGCGGGCACCCTCGAGGAACTGTTCGAGGTGTTCACCTGGGGCCAGCTCGGGCTCCACACCAAACCGACCGCGTTGTACGACGTCGACGGGTTCTACGCACCGCTTCTCACCCAACTACGCCAGATGGTCGAACAGGGCTATCTTCGCGAGCAGTACCTCGATGCGCTCGGCACCGTGCGCGACCCGACCGAACTCCTCGCGTTCGTCACGGAGTACGAACACCCACGCAGAAAGTGGGCGAGTGCCGCGGAGAGCTGA
- a CDS encoding PadR family transcriptional regulator, producing the protein MSATKLLVLGIVHLSGGAHGYQVRSELLQTWRAENWAKIKPGSIYHALKKAAADGLLTEHAEPGNSGPERVLYRATARGRDEVAELVRDGLRRTHDPDMLNASIAMLPMLTRTDAIAHVNERVARLEAELVEQAKWRENPNRDTPEHIRDQAELWAGHARTELEWAKSLSKRLSEGAYTMADDPGSWRTVPDPLKMRF; encoded by the coding sequence GTGTCGGCGACGAAGCTCCTGGTACTCGGTATTGTGCACCTTTCCGGCGGCGCGCATGGCTACCAGGTGCGGTCCGAACTGCTGCAGACCTGGCGTGCGGAGAATTGGGCCAAGATCAAGCCCGGCTCGATTTATCACGCACTGAAGAAGGCGGCGGCTGATGGCCTCCTCACCGAACATGCCGAGCCGGGCAACTCCGGGCCCGAGCGCGTTCTGTACCGCGCGACAGCTCGGGGACGTGACGAGGTAGCCGAACTGGTCCGCGACGGTCTGCGGCGCACCCACGACCCGGACATGCTCAACGCGTCCATCGCCATGTTGCCCATGCTGACCAGGACAGATGCCATCGCGCACGTTAACGAGCGGGTCGCGCGCCTGGAAGCGGAGCTCGTAGAGCAGGCCAAGTGGCGGGAGAACCCCAATCGGGACACCCCCGAGCACATCCGCGATCAGGCCGAACTGTGGGCGGGACACGCACGCACCGAACTGGAGTGGGCGAAGAGCCTGAGCAAACGACTGTCTGAGGGCGCCTACACCATGGCCGATGATCCGGGTTCGTGGCGAACGGTCCCCGATCCCCTCAAGATGCGCTTCTAG